Within the Thermanaeromonas toyohensis ToBE genome, the region ATTTTGTTTATGTCGTCAATATTGTTCTGCATCAGATACTCTCTCAAACCCTCGATTATCTCCAGCATGGCCTGGGGGGATACCAGGTTGGCAGTACCCACCGCCACCGCCCGAGCACCTACCAAAAGGAATTCTAGGGCATCGGTGGCGGTCATTATACCTCCCATACCTATAACAGGGATCTTCACCGACCTCGCCACCCTCCAAACAGCGTAAAGGGCTATAGGCTTAATAGCAGGCCCGCTCAAGCCCCCCACTATATTCCCCAGAACCGGCCTTCGTTTCTCCCAGTCTACTGCCATACCCACCAGAGTATTTATTAAAGATAGGGCATCCGCACCTGCCCTCTCTACAGCCTGGGCCACAGCTACTATGTCTGTAACGTTAGGGGTAAGCTTGGCAATAATAGGAAGGGTGGTTACCCGGCGGACCGCCTGTATTACCTCTGCAGCTTGTTCAGGCTCGCTCCCGAAGGCCATCCCGCCCTCCTTAACATTAGGACAAGAAATATTTACTTCCAAGGCGGCTACTCCTGGGA harbors:
- a CDS encoding dihydroorotate dehydrogenase, coding for MNLTVELAGLKLQNPVMPASGTFGFGEEYASYVDLNALGALVTKSITLEPRLGNPPPRIVETPAGLLNSIGLQNPGLEAFIREKMPFLRRFRPPIIVNIAGSTVDEYAELARRLGEVPGVAALEVNISCPNVKEGGMAFGSEPEQAAEVIQAVRRVTTLPIIAKLTPNVTDIVAVAQAVERAGADALSLINTLVGMAVDWEKRRPVLGNIVGGLSGPAIKPIALYAVWRVARSVKIPVIGMGGIMTATDALEFLLVGARAVAVGTANLVSPQAMLEIIEGLREYLMQNNIDDINKIIGSLELTSPL